The Gammaproteobacteria bacterium genome segment AGTCGGCGACATTGAAATGCGGATCCCAACCCGGTTCGCCGCAGACCCGAGCGCCGGCACGCAAATAGGCGTTGATCAACGGTGGCACGTGCGGTTCCTGGGTGACGCGGGTGAGGTTGATCTTCGGCAGTGGCACGCGCGGATGGACGCGGCAATTTTCCGGCGCCAGACTGGTCCGCGCTAAGCGCCGATACATCAGCCAGATTTCGTTCGTGCCCGAACGCAGCGGTACGCTGGCGCAGCCTATCAAGTAGTCGAAACGATTTGCCAATAGATAGCGCGCAATACCGTTCCACAACAGCGCGATCACCGCGCCGCCGCGATACTCGGGATGCACGCAAGTGCGTCCGACTTCCATGATCCGCCCAGGCAACGCCAAGATGCGGGTGATGTCGAACTCGCTCTGCGAATAAAACCGGCCGGCGCGTTGCGCCTGCGTGTCGGTGAGGATGCGATAACAACCGACGACGGTATCGATTTCATGATCGCGCACGATCAAGTGATCGCAGTACGGATCGAATTCATCCGCTTCGATGCCATGCTCGGCGATGTTGAGTCGTGCGCCCATCTCCTCGATGAACACTTGATAGCGCAGTCGCTGCGCGGCGATAACGTGGTCGCGGGTGCTTGCCAGTCCGACGCTGAATCGCTTTGCCGGCGGTTCGACACGTGTATCTGGTTGAAGCAGTGTCTGCAGTTGAGCTGAAAGGGACATGGCGCCACCTCCTGCTTGAGTGATGCACACAGTGCCGCGGTGGCGTGACGCGCCGATGGCGCTGGTGTGATGATTTCCTTACAGCGGGAATCGGCGTTACGCTATTGCCGACGAGGGGAGGTGACCGATGTCGGCGAGTGCGGAATACACCGAGTATGTGCTGGAGTTATTGCAACCGATCGGTCCGGTACATACCGGCCGCATGTTCGGTGGTGTCGGAATACGCGCCGGTTCGGCGATGTTCGCCATGATCATGGGCAACACGTTGTATTTCGTCGTCGACGACAGCACTCGACCGAAATATGAGCAAGCCGGTATGCAGCCGTTTTCGTACACGACTAAGAAAGGCCGCAT includes the following:
- a CDS encoding GNAT family N-acetyltransferase codes for the protein MSLSAQLQTLLQPDTRVEPPAKRFSVGLASTRDHVIAAQRLRYQVFIEEMGARLNIAEHGIEADEFDPYCDHLIVRDHEIDTVVGCYRILTDTQAQRAGRFYSQSEFDITRILALPGRIMEVGRTCVHPEYRGGAVIALLWNGIARYLLANRFDYLIGCASVPLRSGTNEIWLMYRRLARTSLAPENCRVHPRVPLPKINLTRVTQEPHVPPLINAYLRAGARVCGEPGWDPHFNVADLFVLLRADQVNARYARHFLDRAG
- a CDS encoding TfoX/Sxy family protein; this encodes MSASAEYTEYVLELLQPIGPVHTGRMFGGVGIRAGSAMFAMIMGNTLYFVVDDSTRPKYEQAGMQPFSYTTKKGRIQVRRFYELPEEVLTDVEQLRIWARESIRLASQKQQSLRVKTTKKANAKTKRKTTKRRKI